The following coding sequences are from one Haploplasma axanthum window:
- a CDS encoding peptidase U32 family protein: MKRIITLYDKDNLEKFFPYVDGFIVGSELFATRLTRSFSISDINEIIEKSNQNNKEIFLMVNQMFTDHQLIEFIKTFKTIEYLNLTGVVVADLGTVVELINLGIKDKIIYNPETLLTNTIDFNFLSSEGIKGAYVAKEITLEDILTIGANKNYQLFMVGHGHLNMFYSKRKLLDNYQELTKSELDYTNLQNLKIVEPKRKDSPYPIYQDKAGTHVFRSKVMNSFTFLEELKTVVDYFIIDTIFKNDDYGLLVAKLYRNGIDPKNQSEIEDSYHEKWDNGFLDNKTYYKRGRE, encoded by the coding sequence ATGAAAAGAATAATAACTTTATATGATAAAGATAACCTGGAAAAGTTTTTTCCGTATGTTGATGGATTTATTGTTGGATCTGAGTTGTTTGCAACCAGATTAACAAGAAGTTTTTCGATTTCTGACATTAATGAAATTATCGAAAAATCTAATCAGAATAACAAAGAAATCTTTTTAATGGTTAATCAAATGTTTACTGATCATCAATTGATAGAATTCATTAAGACTTTTAAAACGATTGAGTACTTAAATTTAACAGGTGTTGTAGTTGCTGATTTAGGAACTGTTGTTGAATTAATTAATTTAGGAATTAAAGATAAAATCATTTATAATCCTGAGACTTTATTAACAAATACGATTGACTTTAATTTCTTAAGTAGTGAAGGAATTAAAGGTGCATATGTTGCTAAAGAGATTACTTTAGAAGATATCTTAACAATTGGTGCTAATAAAAATTATCAATTATTTATGGTTGGACATGGACATTTAAATATGTTTTATTCAAAAAGGAAATTATTAGATAACTATCAAGAACTGACAAAATCAGAACTAGATTATACTAATCTTCAAAATTTAAAGATTGTTGAGCCAAAAAGAAAAGATAGTCCATACCCTATATATCAAGATAAGGCTGGGACACATGTTTTCAGAAGTAAAGTTATGAATTCATTTACATTTTTAGAAGAACTAAAAACAGTTGTTGATTATTTCATAATTGATACAATCTTTAAAAATGATGATTATGGTCTATTAGTTGCGAAATTATATAGAAATGGAATTGATCCTAAAAATCAAAGTGAAATTGAAGATAGTTATCATGAAAAATGGGATAATGGATTCTTAGATAATAAAACATATTATAAGAGAGGACGCGAGTAA
- a CDS encoding peptidase U32 family protein, which yields MVELLAPAGDLEKLKTALIYGADAVFLGGQNFSLRARASNFSVDDIKEAGEFAHNLGKKIYVTTNIIPHEEDLEGLIPYLKALENAKVDAIITASPSIITAALENTSLEVHLSTQQSAMNVNTVNFWYNKGVKRIVLARELTLGEIDVLKTQTEADIEVFIHGGMCMSYSGRCSLSDNMTGRDANRGGCAHSCRWAYTLTVDGKENEQAFSMSSKDLQALKQTVRLIDSGVASLKIEGRMKSQHYIATVVKAYRMLIDEYLEAGKVANYEVYENLISKAENRETSFGYLEGLPGLEQQLYAGQGEKPNQGFIGLVLESDKENLIKIEQRNYFQLGEEIEVFSPKGTERYFILDKLYDEELNEIEIARHPKQTVYIKAPFKIEPYSMLRKKDD from the coding sequence ATGGTTGAACTATTAGCTCCAGCTGGAGATTTAGAAAAATTAAAAACAGCGTTAATTTATGGTGCTGATGCAGTCTTCTTAGGAGGACAAAACTTTTCATTACGTGCACGTGCTTCAAATTTTTCAGTTGATGATATTAAAGAAGCAGGTGAGTTTGCTCATAATTTAGGAAAGAAAATCTATGTAACAACAAATATTATTCCTCATGAAGAAGATTTAGAAGGATTAATACCATATTTAAAAGCACTAGAAAATGCAAAAGTTGATGCAATAATTACAGCATCACCATCAATAATAACTGCGGCACTAGAAAATACAAGTTTAGAAGTGCATCTTTCAACCCAACAATCAGCAATGAATGTTAATACTGTTAATTTTTGGTACAATAAAGGTGTTAAAAGAATAGTTTTAGCAAGAGAGTTAACATTAGGAGAAATTGATGTCTTAAAAACTCAAACAGAAGCCGATATTGAAGTATTCATTCATGGCGGAATGTGTATGAGTTATTCTGGTCGTTGTAGTTTATCTGATAATATGACAGGAAGAGATGCTAATCGTGGTGGATGTGCACATAGTTGTCGTTGGGCATATACACTAACCGTTGACGGAAAAGAAAACGAACAAGCATTTTCAATGTCATCAAAGGATTTGCAAGCATTAAAACAAACTGTAAGACTAATTGATTCTGGAGTTGCTTCATTAAAGATTGAAGGTCGAATGAAAAGTCAACATTATATAGCAACAGTTGTTAAAGCTTATCGTATGTTAATAGATGAATATTTAGAAGCTGGTAAAGTTGCTAATTATGAAGTTTATGAAAATTTGATTTCAAAAGCAGAAAATCGTGAAACATCATTTGGATATTTAGAAGGACTACCTGGCTTGGAACAACAATTATATGCAGGACAAGGTGAAAAACCAAATCAAGGATTTATTGGCTTAGTTCTTGAGTCAGATAAAGAGAATCTTATTAAAATTGAACAAAGAAACTATTTCCAATTAGGAGAAGAAATTGAAGTGTTTAGTCCAAAAGGAACGGAAAGATATTTTATTCTAGATAAATTGTATGATGAAGAATTAAATGAAATTGAAATTGCTCGACATCCAAAACAAACAGTTTATATCAAAGCACCTTTTAAGATTGAACCATATTCAATGCTGAGAAAAAAAGATGATTAA
- a CDS encoding M48 family metallopeptidase, translating into MINYIEKDSRKLPFVIKEKKIKNIYFKFNKEFVEVSASKYVSKKQIVELIETNFDKYYQKFIAFQSNTPDENEAILEGNKYQIIIIPERKFIYLIDGEKVYLFTATKKLEDNKRRLYEKHLGKMLQRIDNDLKNVLSENGIKERKIILGHYKTKFGSYHRNTDVIKINIALAKYDKNYLYYVLIHEYAHTKVFNHSKDFYNLVEKLMPNYKEYDKNLKKMSIWI; encoded by the coding sequence ATGATTAATTATATTGAAAAAGATAGTAGAAAGTTACCTTTTGTTATAAAGGAAAAAAAGATTAAAAATATCTATTTTAAGTTTAATAAAGAATTTGTTGAAGTAAGTGCTTCAAAGTATGTAAGCAAAAAACAAATTGTAGAATTAATAGAAACAAACTTTGATAAATATTATCAAAAATTTATTGCATTTCAATCTAACACTCCAGATGAAAATGAAGCAATCTTGGAAGGAAATAAATATCAAATTATTATTATTCCAGAAAGAAAATTTATTTATTTGATTGATGGAGAAAAAGTTTATTTGTTTACAGCAACTAAAAAACTTGAAGATAATAAACGTAGGCTTTATGAAAAACATTTAGGAAAAATGCTACAACGAATTGACAATGATTTGAAAAATGTTTTATCTGAAAATGGAATAAAAGAAAGAAAAATTATTCTAGGCCATTATAAAACAAAATTTGGATCATATCATAGAAATACAGATGTAATAAAGATAAATATTGCACTAGCAAAGTATGACAAAAATTATCTTTATTATGTTTTAATTCATGAATATGCACATACTAAAGTTTTTAATCATAGTAAAGATTTTTATAACTTAGTTGAAAAACTAATGCCAAATTATAAAGAGTATGATAAAAACTTAAAAAAAATGTCTATTTGGATATAA
- the greA gene encoding transcription elongation factor GreA produces MAVKRVYELTQDGVDKLRDELNDLIDNKRPQNLEMLKEARAQGDLSENADYDAARNEQGRIEARIIEIENILKNAKVIKLSDKDIVEIGKTVKIKYLETKLETEFQLVGTLEANPVQKRISVESPIGKALMGHEKGDKLVVKIAGNKFFNIEILEITNEVA; encoded by the coding sequence ATGGCAGTAAAAAGAGTATATGAATTAACTCAAGACGGTGTTGATAAACTAAGAGATGAGTTAAATGATTTAATTGATAATAAGCGACCACAAAACTTAGAAATGCTTAAAGAAGCACGTGCACAAGGTGACTTGTCTGAAAATGCTGATTATGATGCAGCAAGAAACGAACAAGGAAGAATTGAAGCACGTATTATTGAAATTGAAAATATTTTAAAAAATGCTAAAGTTATTAAACTAAGTGATAAAGATATCGTTGAAATAGGTAAAACAGTAAAAATTAAATATTTAGAAACAAAACTTGAAACTGAATTCCAATTAGTAGGTACACTAGAAGCAAATCCAGTTCAAAAAAGAATCTCTGTTGAATCACCAATTGGTAAAGCTTTAATGGGACATGAAAAAGGCGATAAACTGGTTGTTAAGATTGCAGGTAACAAATTCTTTAATATTGAAATTTTGGAAATAACAAATGAAGTGGCATAA